A section of the Triticum dicoccoides isolate Atlit2015 ecotype Zavitan chromosome 7A, WEW_v2.0, whole genome shotgun sequence genome encodes:
- the LOC119330294 gene encoding histone H2B.3-like has product MAPKAEKKPAAAEKTPAAEKTTAGKKPKAEKRPPKSKEGGADKKKKKAKKSVETYKIYIFKVLKQVQPDIGISSKAMSIMNSFINDIFEKLAGESAKLARYNKKPTITSREIQTSVRLVLPGELAKHAVSEGTKAVTKFTSS; this is encoded by the coding sequence ATGGCTCCCAAGGCGGAGAAGAAGCCGGCTGCCGCCGAGAAGACCCCGGCGGCGGAGAAGACCACGGCGGGGAAGAAGCCCAAGGCCGAGAAGCGGCCGCCCAAGTCCAAGGAGGGCGGcgccgacaagaagaagaagaaggccaagaagagcgtggagacgtacaagatctacatcttcaaggtgctgaagcaggtgcaaCCGGACATCGGCATCTCCTCCAAGGCCATGTCcatcatgaactccttcatcaacgACATCTTCGAGAAGCTGGCCGGCGAGTCGGCCAAGCTAGCCCGCTACAACAAGAAGCCCACCATCACGTCCCGGGAGATCCAGACCTCCGTCCGCCTCGTCCTCCCCGGGGAGCTCGCCAAGCACGCCGTCTCCGAGGGCACCAAGGCCGTCACCAAGTTCACCTCCTCTTAG